The following are from one region of the Gloeomargarita lithophora Alchichica-D10 genome:
- a CDS encoding DUF3370 domain-containing protein — protein sequence MFLPLIAQVPPVQESFRPQEVRPLPGQLNRVPLFNSNSPELVFTEGILLSTFAPQGMKTPQAHLNYRFEGEFDAFLHHLADSVGAQDARTFYLGFILGNPGTRPATVSLRQAASFLTQPDAGFITLPDLVPNPLGWMYSGPGSRLTDFLLRGGRQSLGLTSLTIPPGGTRVLLNQPIPTKKAGVSRNARSVVLRLYTNQPVYAASLGLFATVEPDGTETAPSLERWQNILQQGTLASPRDLAPTPLNSPPGQFRYGRVSGVALGTRWQANLTDPGHNTLAIPTPGKAISYGISLLHRGGMGTGQDQTAPMLVRYPDTAYRTHGNYVVQYNLTLPLVNRQAETRRVTVGLESPLKTDANEGGLRFWQPPARQVFFRGTVRVRYIDDTGLPQVRDNHLVLRRGQRAEPLAEMNITPGQSRLVQVSLLYPPDATPPQMLTILTELNSGNK from the coding sequence TTGTTTTTACCCCTCATTGCCCAGGTGCCACCGGTACAGGAATCTTTTCGCCCCCAAGAAGTACGCCCATTACCAGGTCAGCTAAATCGGGTGCCTTTATTTAATAGCAATAGCCCGGAATTGGTCTTCACTGAAGGCATTTTATTATCTACATTTGCGCCCCAGGGCATGAAAACTCCCCAGGCGCACCTGAATTATCGGTTTGAGGGGGAATTTGATGCGTTTTTGCACCATTTAGCTGATTCTGTCGGTGCCCAGGATGCCCGCACCTTTTACCTGGGCTTTATCCTCGGCAATCCTGGTACGCGACCCGCCACCGTGTCTCTGCGCCAAGCCGCCAGTTTTTTGACCCAGCCGGATGCCGGATTTATCACCCTACCTGACCTGGTGCCCAACCCCTTGGGCTGGATGTATAGCGGCCCCGGCAGTCGCCTGACGGATTTTCTCCTGCGGGGGGGGCGACAATCCTTGGGGCTGACATCCCTGACCATTCCACCAGGGGGGACACGGGTACTGCTCAACCAACCCATTCCCACCAAAAAGGCGGGGGTAAGCCGCAATGCCCGCTCGGTTGTCCTGCGTTTGTACACCAATCAACCCGTCTATGCCGCTAGTTTGGGTTTGTTTGCCACAGTTGAACCCGACGGCACCGAGACAGCACCTAGTTTAGAACGTTGGCAAAATATACTGCAACAAGGCACCTTGGCCAGCCCCCGGGATTTGGCTCCCACACCCCTCAATAGCCCGCCGGGACAGTTCCGCTATGGGCGGGTGAGCGGGGTGGCTTTGGGTACTCGCTGGCAGGCCAACTTGACCGACCCCGGCCACAACACCCTGGCAATTCCGACACCGGGGAAAGCCATTTCCTACGGGATTAGCTTGCTACATCGAGGGGGGATGGGCACGGGACAGGATCAAACGGCTCCCATGCTGGTGCGCTATCCCGACACTGCCTACCGCACTCATGGTAATTATGTTGTACAGTATAATTTAACCTTACCCTTGGTGAATCGCCAGGCGGAAACTCGGCGGGTCACGGTGGGGCTGGAATCCCCCCTCAAAACCGATGCTAACGAGGGTGGGTTACGTTTTTGGCAACCACCGGCTCGGCAGGTTTTCTTTCGGGGCACAGTACGAGTGCGATACATTGATGATACGGGATTGCCGCAAGTACGGGACAATCATTTAGTTTTGCGGCGGGGGCAGAGGGCAGAGCCTTTGGCGGAGATGAATATCACCCCTGGGCAGAGTCGTTTGGTGCAGGTGAGTTTACTCTATCCCCCCGATGCCACGCCCCCCCAAATGTTGACCATTTTGACCGAGCTAAATTCAGGGAATAAGTAA
- a CDS encoding alpha-mannosidase, giving the protein MKVQEKINQLLQEINRFRYPEIIELSTWNITLEGQDNPWQAVKVPTHWGGYDQTIWWQKKVILPKKLGHQKIALRMDIPEGLVLINNQVYHGIDRNHQEIILPVNITPEFTIQIQAYSGRKQELNQCQFSELVFINSEAEKLYAWLEHLLAMSDDYLWIEKGLGNLADYISKHELNLSELSSQIFHSLQINLEPKITLKIHLIGHSHIDIIWLWTIKETRRKLARTFTTALNLIQEFPDFNFMQGQAQLYVYLQQDYPELYQQIQTQVKLKRWHIEGAVWVEPDGNLIGGESWVRQLIYGQKFFQEEFNINCQILWLPDTFGYQGNLPQLLKNAGVNYFFTTKLNWNDTGEFPLDSFWWEGIDGTQVLAHQPPVGLEGLISIKDLDKTGQQYQQKTIAPVVLQTFGYGDGGGGVTRQHLHIYELTQSLNLPFPHHISSPIQFFQELEKYGDNLPVWQGELYLEKHRGTYTTHSRVKQLHRQAERELFLSELLATLGWLNGNSYPEELLEQTWKLLLLQQFHDILPGTFISDAYMQILQDFTQILDNLLSIRKQIWQYLQTNPNLPYTWTIFNPIHTQDNTYLIFTMEEPDLALITNRISFKCNGQVVPHQLLDSTSPIPSLYPEHPPGSMQFLCAIPKLEACSFTEIQLEIINQPIVYETVKKYKINNKLNELENNHLKLTFDSQGNFTELWDKLLAKNILSPNQKGGEIKVFLDQPKQWEAWDIDADYATCPSPDLELISDPVVESGTLRYGMTFTYQVQNDNGLFCQIKKSIYLYQNSPFIEFFIDVDLTDNQYAPFVMKILFPLALSSEQATFDIPFGMIQRSTCNPVQFEVPALSWADLSTDDWGVSLLSRDKYGFNVTSNTLGLTLLRVAHYPHPIEPWHLTDIGVTDVGIHQFCCRLYPHLGTATTAKVVQQAQEFFYPPLVFPGSLRQINSQIIRFNAPNLVIACVKKTMDFDGIIVRIYEAYGEPVSAEIQPQFPVQEIWECDLLENRLDFIANHQLFTLDFTPFMLKNLLLIP; this is encoded by the coding sequence ATGAAGGTACAGGAAAAAATTAATCAATTACTCCAGGAAATTAACCGTTTCCGTTACCCGGAAATCATCGAATTAAGTACTTGGAATATCACTTTAGAAGGTCAAGATAATCCCTGGCAAGCGGTAAAAGTACCTACACATTGGGGGGGATATGATCAAACGATTTGGTGGCAGAAAAAAGTAATTTTGCCTAAAAAATTGGGGCATCAAAAAATTGCCCTTCGGATGGATATACCAGAAGGTTTAGTGTTAATCAATAATCAGGTTTATCATGGAATTGATAGAAATCACCAAGAAATCATATTACCAGTTAATATCACGCCAGAGTTTACTATCCAAATTCAAGCCTATAGTGGTCGTAAACAGGAATTAAATCAATGTCAGTTTAGTGAATTAGTGTTCATCAACTCAGAAGCGGAGAAATTATATGCTTGGCTAGAGCATTTACTTGCCATGAGTGATGATTATCTCTGGATAGAAAAGGGTTTAGGAAATTTAGCAGACTATATTTCTAAACATGAATTAAATCTATCTGAATTAAGTTCGCAAATATTCCATAGTTTACAGATCAATTTAGAACCAAAAATCACACTAAAAATCCATTTAATTGGGCATTCTCATATTGATATTATTTGGTTGTGGACAATCAAAGAAACCCGCCGTAAACTGGCTCGGACATTTACAACTGCATTAAATCTCATCCAAGAATTTCCTGATTTTAATTTCATGCAAGGTCAAGCGCAACTATATGTTTATCTTCAGCAGGATTATCCCGAACTTTATCAACAGATTCAAACCCAAGTAAAATTAAAACGATGGCACATTGAAGGAGCCGTCTGGGTAGAACCGGATGGGAATTTAATTGGGGGCGAATCCTGGGTTAGGCAACTTATTTATGGTCAAAAATTTTTTCAAGAAGAATTTAATATAAATTGCCAAATTCTTTGGTTACCCGATACTTTTGGTTATCAGGGGAATTTACCTCAACTACTCAAAAACGCAGGGGTTAATTACTTTTTCACGACCAAACTGAATTGGAATGACACGGGGGAATTTCCTTTAGATTCTTTTTGGTGGGAAGGCATTGATGGTACGCAAGTATTAGCCCATCAACCGCCCGTAGGATTAGAGGGATTGATAAGTATTAAAGATTTAGATAAAACCGGCCAGCAATATCAACAAAAAACCATAGCACCCGTAGTTTTACAAACCTTTGGTTATGGGGATGGGGGTGGGGGAGTCACCCGCCAACATTTACATATTTATGAATTAACACAGTCCTTAAATCTCCCATTTCCCCATCATATTTCTAGCCCAATTCAATTTTTCCAGGAATTAGAAAAATATGGGGATAATTTACCAGTTTGGCAGGGGGAATTATACCTAGAAAAACACCGAGGTACTTATACCACCCACAGTCGAGTCAAACAACTCCACCGGCAGGCAGAACGGGAATTATTTCTAAGTGAATTACTAGCAACTTTAGGCTGGTTAAATGGGAACTCATATCCTGAAGAATTACTTGAACAGACTTGGAAATTATTACTACTGCAACAATTTCACGACATTTTACCAGGTACATTTATCAGCGATGCTTATATGCAAATTCTCCAAGATTTTACTCAAATTTTGGATAACCTATTGTCTATCCGTAAACAAATATGGCAGTATTTACAAACGAACCCTAACCTACCCTACACCTGGACAATTTTTAATCCCATTCATACTCAGGATAATACTTATTTGATTTTCACAATGGAAGAACCGGATTTAGCATTAATAACCAACAGGATTTCATTTAAGTGTAATGGGCAAGTAGTGCCACATCAACTGTTAGATAGCACTAGTCCTATCCCTAGTTTATATCCAGAACATCCCCCTGGAAGTATGCAATTTTTATGTGCTATTCCAAAATTAGAAGCCTGTAGCTTTACGGAAATTCAATTAGAAATTATAAACCAACCCATAGTTTATGAAACAGTTAAAAAATATAAAATCAACAATAAACTAAATGAATTAGAAAACAATCACCTTAAATTAACTTTCGATTCCCAAGGCAATTTTACGGAATTATGGGATAAACTTTTAGCAAAAAATATCTTATCCCCAAATCAAAAAGGTGGAGAAATAAAAGTATTTCTTGACCAACCAAAACAGTGGGAAGCCTGGGATATAGATGCGGATTATGCTACCTGTCCATCTCCTGATTTAGAATTGATTTCTGACCCAGTTGTTGAATCAGGAACATTACGTTATGGCATGACATTTACCTATCAAGTTCAGAATGATAATGGTTTATTTTGTCAGATCAAGAAATCAATTTATTTATATCAAAATTCCCCATTCATCGAATTTTTTATTGATGTGGATTTAACTGATAATCAATACGCTCCATTTGTAATGAAGATTTTATTTCCGTTAGCCTTAAGCTCTGAACAAGCTACTTTTGATATTCCTTTTGGGATGATTCAGCGTTCGACCTGTAACCCCGTCCAATTTGAAGTTCCGGCACTCAGTTGGGCGGATTTATCTACCGATGACTGGGGGGTGAGTTTATTAAGTCGTGATAAGTATGGGTTTAATGTTACTTCTAATACTCTAGGATTAACCTTACTGCGGGTGGCTCATTATCCCCACCCCATTGAACCCTGGCATCTGACGGATATAGGAGTTACCGATGTCGGCATTCATCAATTTTGTTGCCGTTTGTACCCTCATCTTGGTACGGCCACAACCGCTAAAGTTGTCCAGCAAGCCCAAGAATTTTTCTATCCGCCCCTGGTATTTCCAGGTAGTTTGCGGCAAATTAATTCCCAAATTATTAGGTTTAATGCCCCTAATTTAGTGATTGCTTGTGTCAAAAAAACGATGGATTTTGATGGTATTATCGTTCGCATTTATGAAGCCTATGGAGAGCCGGTTAGTGCAGAAATTCAACCCCAGTTTCCTGTACAAGAAATTTGGGAATGTGACCTACTCGAAAATCGGCTTGATTTTATAGCCAATCACCAATTATTTACCCTTGATTTTACGCCGTTTATGCTCAAAAATTTATTACTTATTCCCTGA
- the cbiT gene encoding precorrin-6Y C5,15-methyltransferase subunit CbiT: MTWPYVTAGIPDDAFERLPGIPMSKRESRVLILSQLCLKKNSILWDIGAGTGTVAVESALFCTEGQIIAIERDEEVVGLIQRNGERFNVQNMTIITGHAPDCLAAIVPRPDRIFLEGGRPVDVVLRAAWDCLAAGGRLVTATNSLEGFYRMVQTLGALQARKVEVIQSAVNRLETRGIQQVLVALDPIFILSGEKP, translated from the coding sequence CTTCGAGCGACTACCGGGGATTCCCATGAGCAAACGGGAGTCCCGTGTCCTAATTTTGTCCCAACTTTGTCTGAAAAAAAATTCGATTCTCTGGGACATCGGGGCGGGTACGGGCACCGTAGCCGTAGAATCTGCATTATTTTGTACTGAAGGTCAAATCATCGCCATCGAACGGGATGAGGAGGTGGTGGGGTTAATTCAGCGCAACGGCGAGCGATTTAATGTTCAGAATATGACCATCATTACCGGTCATGCGCCGGACTGTTTGGCGGCGATTGTCCCCCGTCCAGACCGGATTTTTTTGGAGGGCGGGCGACCGGTGGATGTGGTTCTGCGTGCCGCCTGGGATTGTCTTGCGGCGGGCGGTCGTTTGGTGACGGCGACCAATAGTTTAGAAGGCTTTTACCGCATGGTGCAGACCTTGGGGGCACTACAAGCCCGCAAAGTGGAGGTGATTCAATCGGCGGTAAATCGGTTAGAAACCCGAGGGATACAACAGGTTTTAGTAGCCCTTGACCCGATTTTTATCCTGAGTGGGGAAAAGCCATGA